Proteins co-encoded in one Sulfuricystis thermophila genomic window:
- the prsK gene encoding XrtA/PEP-CTERM system histidine kinase PrsK yields the protein MEHSISTPSLWSYGIACLTHLLFALHLLRWRHGNLRDPVDLALLGATLATALWAAEAFLLALQPLSFLFIAHAMFDSLRYAGWYAFTILLLRTATLASGRAQPFQARWPLAVGLGIVVAALALQILLATGLLATEVALRGAQYAALAQSVFGLVLIEQLFRNTTSDSRWHIKPLGIGLAAVFGFDLYFHSTVLLFGQVDNDSFTVRGLATVLVLPLIILTIYRTRARKLRIAVSQSAAFQTTSLAIAGIYLLIAAAAGYYVRYLGGSWGGALQIALLFAATLLMMVMMFSGTMRARIKVLVGKHFFRYRYDYREEWLKFTRTLSSGESAQQVGQQVIRGLADMVESPAGTLWLREPEGRFYRQSARWNMPECSASEPTDGSLVSFLETSGWVIDLEEYRFRPGRYQGLDLPEWLLDTPNAWLIVPLSLPGELVGFVILATARAPLDINWEVNDLLRTAGRQAAAFLAQLQAAEALLEARKFDAFNKMSAFVVHDLKNIVTQLSLMLKNAEKHAGNPEFQRDMIETVDHAVTRMKQLMMQLREGTKPADGACGVDLEAVARRVKKAKAHLAPAVEVKVRTPVVARGHEERIERVIGHLVQNALDATPAEGRVWIDIGREGSMATIEVGDTGHGMSPEFVRERLFKPFQTTKQAGMGIGAYESRQYIQELGGDICVESAENIGTRFLIRLPLIEVSKSSDLQQAELS from the coding sequence ATGGAACATTCCATCTCCACCCCTTCGCTCTGGAGTTACGGCATTGCGTGCCTGACTCATCTACTGTTCGCATTGCACCTGCTGCGCTGGCGCCATGGCAACCTGCGTGACCCGGTCGACCTGGCACTGCTCGGCGCCACATTGGCGACGGCGCTCTGGGCGGCCGAAGCCTTTCTCCTTGCTTTGCAGCCGTTGTCCTTCCTGTTCATCGCCCATGCCATGTTCGACAGTCTGCGCTATGCCGGCTGGTATGCCTTCACGATTCTGTTATTGCGCACGGCGACATTGGCCAGCGGACGCGCGCAACCTTTCCAGGCACGCTGGCCCTTGGCCGTCGGCCTCGGTATCGTCGTGGCGGCATTGGCGTTGCAGATTCTGCTCGCGACGGGACTATTGGCGACCGAAGTCGCCTTGCGTGGGGCACAGTACGCCGCACTGGCACAAAGCGTCTTCGGTCTGGTGCTGATCGAACAGCTGTTCCGCAACACCACCAGCGACTCGCGCTGGCACATCAAGCCACTGGGTATCGGCCTGGCGGCAGTCTTCGGCTTCGATCTCTATTTCCACTCCACCGTCCTGCTGTTCGGCCAGGTCGACAATGACAGTTTCACGGTGCGGGGACTTGCCACCGTGCTCGTCCTGCCACTGATCATTCTGACGATCTACCGGACCCGGGCGCGTAAGCTGCGCATCGCCGTTTCGCAGAGTGCCGCCTTCCAGACCACTTCGCTCGCGATCGCCGGGATCTATCTGTTGATCGCTGCCGCCGCCGGCTATTACGTCCGTTACCTCGGTGGCAGTTGGGGCGGCGCTTTGCAAATCGCGCTGCTGTTCGCCGCCACGCTGCTGATGATGGTGATGATGTTTTCCGGCACGATGCGGGCGCGCATCAAGGTGCTGGTCGGCAAACATTTCTTCCGCTACCGTTACGATTATCGCGAAGAGTGGCTCAAATTCACGCGCACCCTGTCCTCAGGCGAGAGCGCGCAACAGGTTGGTCAACAGGTGATCCGCGGCCTGGCCGACATGGTGGAGAGCCCGGCGGGAACGCTCTGGTTGCGCGAACCAGAAGGACGTTTTTACCGTCAGAGCGCCCGTTGGAACATGCCGGAATGTTCTGCCAGCGAACCCACGGACGGTTCTCTGGTGAGTTTCCTCGAAACCAGCGGCTGGGTGATCGATCTCGAGGAATATCGTTTCCGCCCAGGCCGCTACCAGGGGCTCGACCTACCCGAATGGCTGCTGGACACGCCGAACGCCTGGCTGATCGTGCCGCTCAGTCTTCCGGGCGAACTCGTCGGCTTCGTCATTCTCGCCACCGCCCGCGCGCCGCTCGACATCAATTGGGAAGTGAATGACCTGCTGCGCACCGCCGGCCGTCAGGCCGCCGCCTTCCTCGCCCAGCTCCAGGCCGCCGAAGCCCTGCTCGAAGCGCGCAAGTTCGATGCCTTCAACAAGATGTCGGCATTCGTCGTGCATGACCTGAAAAACATCGTCACGCAGCTGTCGCTGATGCTGAAGAATGCCGAAAAGCATGCCGGCAACCCGGAATTCCAGCGCGACATGATCGAAACGGTCGACCATGCCGTGACGCGCATGAAGCAGCTGATGATGCAGCTGCGCGAAGGGACGAAACCGGCCGATGGCGCATGCGGCGTCGATCTCGAAGCCGTCGCGCGGCGTGTCAAGAAGGCGAAGGCCCATCTGGCACCGGCCGTCGAGGTGAAGGTACGCACTCCGGTGGTCGCTCGTGGCCATGAGGAACGCATCGAACGGGTGATCGGCCATCTGGTGCAAAACGCCCTCGATGCGACACCTGCCGAGGGGCGGGTGTGGATCGACATCGGCCGCGAAGGCAGCATGGCGACGATCGAGGTGGGCGACACCGGCCATGGCATGTCGCCGGAATTCGTGCGCGAGCGTCTGTTCAAGCCGTTCCAGACCACCAAACAGGCCGGCATGGGCATCGGCGCCTATGAAAGCCGTCAGTACATCCAGGAGCTCGGGGGTGACATTTGCGTAGAAAGTGCCGAGAATATCGGCACGCGCTTCCTGATCCGGCTGCCGCTGATCGAAGTCTCCAAATCATCCGACCTGCAACAGGCTGAGCTTTCATGA
- the prsR gene encoding PEP-CTERM-box response regulator transcription factor produces the protein MTNGKPRTLLIVEDDPALQKQMRWSFDQYETLVAADRESALNQVHRHAPAVVTMDLGLPPDADSVTEGFLLLEQLLQIAPDTKVIVLTGQNDQANALRAIGMGAYDFFAKPFEPEILGLTIDRAFRLYELQQENRRLQMLQPPDALGGLITRDPEMLRICRTIEKVAASNATILLLGESGTGKELLARGLHAASPRSGERFVAINCAAIPENLLESELFGYEKGAFTGAAKSTPGKIELAHRGTLMLDEIGDLPLALQAKLLRFLQERVIERVGGRQEIPVDVRIVCATHQDLKALIREGRFREDLYYRLAEIVINIPPLRNRVGDAALLAHAFVRRYGAEQKRNLTLGEDALSSIAAHSWPGNVRELENCIKRAVIMADGSVLTAADLGLEATETEPLNLDLRSIREEAERKAILTALSRSNGNVVRTAELLGVSRPTLYDLMHKLGLKA, from the coding sequence ATGACAAACGGAAAACCGCGCACCCTGCTGATCGTCGAGGACGATCCCGCCTTGCAAAAACAGATGCGCTGGTCGTTCGACCAGTACGAAACCCTGGTCGCCGCCGATCGCGAGAGCGCCCTGAATCAGGTGCACCGCCATGCCCCGGCGGTGGTGACGATGGATCTGGGCCTGCCGCCCGATGCCGACTCGGTCACCGAGGGTTTTCTGTTGCTCGAACAGCTCCTGCAGATCGCCCCCGATACTAAGGTGATCGTCCTCACCGGCCAGAACGACCAGGCCAATGCGCTGCGCGCCATCGGCATGGGCGCTTACGACTTCTTCGCCAAGCCCTTCGAGCCGGAAATCCTCGGCCTGACGATCGATCGCGCCTTCCGTCTCTATGAACTGCAGCAGGAGAACCGCCGTCTGCAAATGTTGCAGCCGCCGGATGCGCTGGGTGGCCTGATCACCCGCGATCCTGAAATGCTGCGCATCTGCCGCACCATCGAGAAAGTCGCCGCCAGCAATGCCACCATTCTGCTGCTCGGCGAAAGCGGCACCGGCAAGGAGCTGCTGGCACGTGGCCTGCACGCCGCTTCGCCGCGGAGTGGGGAACGCTTCGTGGCCATCAACTGTGCGGCGATTCCCGAAAACCTGCTCGAAAGCGAACTGTTCGGCTACGAGAAAGGCGCTTTCACCGGCGCGGCGAAAAGCACACCGGGCAAGATCGAGCTGGCACATCGCGGCACGCTGATGCTCGACGAAATCGGCGACCTGCCGCTTGCGCTGCAGGCCAAGCTGCTGCGCTTTCTGCAGGAGCGCGTGATCGAGCGCGTCGGCGGCCGCCAGGAAATCCCCGTCGATGTGCGCATCGTTTGCGCGACCCATCAGGACCTGAAAGCGCTGATCCGCGAAGGCCGCTTCCGCGAAGACCTCTATTATCGGCTGGCCGAGATCGTCATCAACATACCCCCATTGCGCAACCGCGTCGGCGATGCCGCGCTCCTCGCGCATGCCTTCGTACGCCGTTATGGCGCAGAACAAAAGCGCAACCTGACACTGGGTGAAGATGCCCTGAGCAGCATTGCCGCCCATAGCTGGCCCGGCAATGTGCGTGAGCTGGAAAACTGCATCAAGCGCGCCGTGATCATGGCCGATGGCAGCGTCCTGACGGCCGCCGATCTCGGCCTGGAAGCCACCGAGACTGAACCCTTGAATCTGGACCTGCGCTCGATCCGCGAGGAGGCCGAACGCAAGGCAATCCTCACCGCGCTGAGCCGCAGTAACGGCAACGTGGTGCGCACCGCC